From Apium graveolens cultivar Ventura chromosome 9, ASM990537v1, whole genome shotgun sequence, the proteins below share one genomic window:
- the LOC141685248 gene encoding uncharacterized protein LOC141685248, with product MEPFPRARGDLGYLLVLIDYMTKWVKAKAMRTINQQDCINFVDNILMRFGIPRVLVSDNGPQFIGSEFESYLQEQGIRHKKSSVAYSQGNGQVEVTNQILLREIEKRLRESKIKWPEKFPNVLWAYRTSPRTSTGETPFKLAYRTEAMLPIEVGSPSHRAINFDEVANEEGIRTNIELIDEVRDQSVARMEKYKEKTKEHLSKKSRVKKF from the coding sequence ATGGAACCATTTCCCAGGGCCAGAGGAGACCTCGGGTACTTGTTAGTATTAATTGATTACATGACCAAGTGGGTTAAGGCGAAGGCGATGAGAACCATAAACCAGCAAGATTGTATCAACTTCGTGGATAACAtcttgatgaggttcgggatcccaaGAGTACTGGTGTCGGATAATGGGCCACAGTTCATTGGATCAGAGTTTGAATCCTACCTCCAAGAGCAGGGCATCCGGCACAAGAAATCATCTGTAGCCTACTCTcaaggaaatggccaagtagAAGTGACCAACCAGATCCTTCTCCGAGAAATCGAGAAGAGGCTCAGAGAAAGCAAAATCAAATGGCCCGAGAAATTTCCAAATGTACTATGGGCCTACAGAACAAGCCCCCGAACAAGCACAGGCGAAACACCCTTCAAACTGGCTTATAGAACTGAAGCAATGCTGCCCATCGAGGTAGGATCCCCTTCTCACCGGGCAATTAACTTCGATGAGGTAGCTAACGAGGAGGGGATCAGGACAAACATCGAGCTAATTGACGAGGTCCGAGACCAGTCTGTTGCAAGGATGGAGAAGTACAAGGAAAAAACTAAAGAGCACTTAagcaagaagtcccgggtcaaGAAGTTTTAA